The following proteins are co-located in the Polystyrenella longa genome:
- the rplN gene encoding 50S ribosomal protein L14, translating to MIQMQTMLDVADNSGAKLVRCIKVLGGTKKRTATVGDIIVVSVQKSLPGSTVKKGTVVKAVIVRTRKSIRRDDGSYVRFDKNAVVIVDGDGNPRGTRIFGAVARELRDRRFMKIVSMANEVV from the coding sequence ATGATTCAAATGCAAACAATGTTAGATGTAGCGGATAACTCGGGTGCGAAACTCGTGCGCTGCATCAAGGTTCTGGGCGGAACCAAAAAAAGAACCGCCACGGTTGGTGACATTATTGTCGTCAGCGTGCAGAAATCTCTGCCAGGTAGTACGGTCAAAAAAGGTACCGTTGTAAAAGCGGTTATCGTTCGCACCCGTAAGTCTATCCGTCGAGATGATGGCAGCTATGTTCGATTCGATAAAAATGCGGTTGTTATTGTCGATGGCGACGGCAACCCTCGCGGTACACGTATTTTCGGTGCAGTAGCCCGAGAGCTTCGTGACCGCCGATTCATGAAAATTGTCAGTATGGCGAACGAGGTAGTCTGA